The DNA sequence AAAAACGAAAGTCCCACCCTATAATGAACAGGCACATTCGATTGACCGAAAATCGGAAAAAGTATGAAAAGCGCGGTCATTCTTGCAAAAATCAGACCGAAAAGCTGAACATCGGCGACAAGCGGCAGCGCTTCCACCCCTTTACCTCATAAGCGTAGTAAATAAATTTAACAGATTTATGCTATAAGTTATGAGCTGTGTAGCCATCCAAGGAAGAAGAAGTATCACAAGTCCGAATATGGAGGCGATTTTCGGAATAAAAGTAAGCGTCATTTCGTTGATTTGCGTTGTCGCCTGAAAAACGCCGACCGCAAGCCCGACAACAAGCCCCGCAAGCAAAAGCGGTCCGGAAAGCATCAGTATCAAAAGCAAGGTCTGATACCCTAAATCGAGAACAAGCGCGGTATTCATAACTTAATTTCTCCCATAATATAATCCCTTTCAAGCCTCAGAGAAACGAGCCGACAAGCTGTCTTACGATGAGGTTCCAGCCGTCTATCAAGACGAACAAAATTACTTTAAACGGCAACGAAATTACCGTCGGCGGAAGCATCATCATACCCATAGAAAGCAGCACGCTCGCCACCACCATATCCACCACCAAAAACGGCAGGTAAATTATAAAGCCGAATATAAACGCCGTTTTCAGTTCGCTTATCATAAATGCGGGAATTAACACGTCGAAGCCGATGTCCATAGCCGTTGCGGGCGCGGGTCTGCCTGCCACTCGCAAAAACAGAGCAACGTCGTTTTCGTAAACCTGACGAAGCATAAATCTTTTAATCGGGTCGCCTGCCACCTCCAAACCTTCCTGCCACGTGATTTGCTCCGCCAAATAGGGCTGTAATGCGTTATCGTTTATTTGCGTGAAAACAGGCGACATTATGTAAAAAGTCAAAAAGAGCGCCAAACCCACCAAAACTTGGTCGGGAGGCGTAGTCTGCAAACCTATGGCGCGGCGAATAAACGAAAACACTATTATTATGCGCACAAACGAGGTCATCATAACAAGTATCGACGGCGCAAGAGCCAAAATAGACACCAAAAACACCACTTGAAGCGCGGTCGCCACTTCTTGCGGACTTTGCGCTTCGCCCATAGAAATATTCAGCGACGGCATAACCTGCGCCGAGGCAAATCCCACCAAAAGAAGTATAAAGGGAATTATTTTTTTTATATTTTTCATACTTTGCGCCCCGTAGGAACTGCCGACGCTTTCTGAATTTTAACGTTTTGCATAAAATTAGCGAGCGAATTTTTGAAAGTTGCCATTGAAACGTCGCCGCCTTTGCTTTCTATGATTTTTTGCGCCGAAGCCGCGTCCAATTCCCGCAGAAGCGTGTAGTTCGTCGGCGTTTGCCCCACCAAAAACACTTGACCTTCGCAACGCAAAAGCAAAATCGCGCCGCCCTGCCCCGTTGCCAAAGCTTCCAAAACGCTCATAGACGGTGTTTGGCTCGTCGCCGCCGCAATACCCTTGCCGAAAATCCCCGACTTACGCACACCCCAAGCCGCCGCCGCCACAATAGCCAAAACAAGCGCAAGCGAGCCGACTATGCGAAGAAGTATTATGCCCATACTCTCCTGATTACCGCCACCGAATTGCGGCGACATATCGGCATCAAACAAGTCCACGGCATCTCCGCCTGCAAGTTCGGATAAGCGGTTCATATCGAAGTTATCGACGTTTTGTTGTTGCGCAAAAACTGTAAAGGAAAGAAATAATGTACAAAGTATAACAAGCAATAAATTTTTCATATTTTCCCCAATTATTGAAAATCTCCGTTTGTAAAATACTATTTGGCAACAAGGCGTGCGCAAATATTATTTTTGCTTTATGGAAAATCCGAATATAAAAAGTTTTTCGTTCATAGACAACGAAAAAATCATTTCACCAAAAGGCACGGTAGAAAGAACACTTCCCCTTTGCCAAATAGCGCGCGACGAGGTTTATTCGGAGAAGCATCTGAGCTTCGGCAAGCTTTCTTTCGCCGACAAACTCGCTTTCGGCGCCGCCGCTGTTGCGATAGAAGCAACGAAAATCGAAAATCCCAAAGATTGCGCAATAGTTCTGCTGACAAATATAGGCTCACTTCACCGCGACCGAGAATTCATGGAAACAATCAGACAAAATTCGCCCTCACCGCATATTTTCAGCGCTACCCTGCCCTCTTCGCCGATTGCAGAGATTTCGATTGTGTTTGGACTGAAAGGCGCAAATAAAGTCATTTTTGCTGACGAGGAGCTTGCAAAGCAGACAGTAGAATTGATGCTTGAAGAGTGCAAAGAATTGCTTTTTGTGGAGATAAATATCCCGCAAGACTCCGCTGAGATTGAAAAGGCGTTTGCGAGGGCTTGGGTTTATTGTTAACGGAAATCAATAAACAACCTTTTGAACAATTCTGTCATCATAAAGCGCTTTGGGCACCAATAGCAAAAGCAATACGGCAGGAGCCGAAAGTATCGCCAAAATTGTTGCTTTTCCTGCTAAATTTGTGCTGTCGATTGCGAAAATCATCATAGAAAGCAATGTCATTACGGCGAAATTCATTAGTTGTATCGCTCTGGGATTTACATTTATTATCGTAAAATACGCGGTAATCGCATTTACAGAAAGCGCGGCGAAAAAGAAAACCGCAAGAATAAATATTAACGAAACCTCCACGCTGAAATCCCACAAAAAAACCGCCGCAGATACAGCAATTAAAAGCGTTGCCGCACCCCAAATAAATGACGCGGTCTGTGCAAAAATAAATTTCGCCAAAAATATGGTTTTACGTTCAATTCCGCTTGCAATAAGTATTTCCCACGAACCGCTTAAACGCTCCCGCACAAACGAAATTCCTGCAAATCCTGCACTTGCCAAAAGGGCGAAAAACAGAAGCCATACAAGCGCAAAACCGCTTCCGTCGTTGGAAAAAATGTTTAACGAAAAGAAAATTCCCCAAAAAAGCGAGACAATCGCAAGCGAAAGAACGGTGGATTTCGTGCTTTTTACGAGCGATTTTAATTCATAATTAAATATTGTTAAAAAATCCATCGCTTATATCCTTTAGTTTTGCGTTTTTTAATTCTATTACTTTTGTGCAAAGTTTGTCGAGTGCAAAAAAATTGTGCGAACTTATTATTGTAGCCGCCCCATTTGCCTGTGCGTTTTTTACCATTTCAAAAAATTTGTCGCATTGCTCGTAATCCAAACCCGTGGTCGGCTCGTCTAAAATTATTGCTTTCGGGTCGCCCAGAAATGCTCTTGCTATCGCGCATTGCATTCTTTCGCCTTTGGAGAATAATTTTACGGGGCGATTGTTTTTTTGTTGCATTTGCGACCAATTTTTATCGATGTATTCTTGCAAGTCTGCGCTTTCTACTCCCTTTATTTTAGCGAAAAATTGCATATTTTCTACAAAGGTAAAATTACCGTTGAAACCGTCGTTATCTAAGATAATACCCGTTTTTCGCAGAATTTTGCTGTTTTTCGGAGTTGGAATTTCGCCTAAAATTTCGCTGTGTCCGCTGTCAACGTTCAAAATCCCTAAAATAAGACGCAAAAGCGTGGTTTTTCCTACACCGTTTAAGCCGACAAGTCCGACTACTTCGCCTGCCGAAACAGTCAGCGAAACTTCGCCCAATATTTCTTTGTCGCCGAATTTTTTGCAGATTTCTTTAACAGTTATCATTATTTTCTCACTTTTTTCATAGGAAAATAGTATATTCCTAAGCTACAGGTGCATTTTTTTTCGGGAAACAGACAAAAACTATGAAACTTAAAGCAAAGGTTCCTATAATATACAACGGTTTTACGCTTTTGGATTACGTGTCCTCGCGTTTCGCTTATTTAAGCGCGGACGAATGGCGGGTGCGGATAAGCGAAAATCGGCATTCGCGAAAAGGAGTTGTGTTAAATGCAGACAGCATAGTTTTTCATCTGGACGAAATAACCTACGATATGCCGTATTTTGAAGAAGAACCTGCAAATTTAGACTACAAAATACTTATGCAAACCCTCGATTTTCTTGCGATATACAAACCGCCGAACCTTATGGTGCATAAAAGCAAACAGAATTTTCGCCACAATCTCATTTACCAACTGCGCGAAGTACACAAACCTAAGTTTCCGACAGCCAACACGGTTAATCGCCTCGACAAAGACACTTCGGGAATTGTTATGGTTGCGCTTAAAAAAAAGGCGTTAAATGAACTTTCTTTGCA is a window from the Chitinivibrionia bacterium genome containing:
- the fliQ gene encoding flagellar biosynthesis protein FliQ, with product MNTALVLDLGYQTLLLILMLSGPLLLAGLVVGLAVGVFQATTQINEMTLTFIPKIASIFGLVILLLPWMATQLITYSINLLNLFTTLMR
- the fliP gene encoding flagellar type III secretion system pore protein FliP (The bacterial flagellar biogenesis protein FliP forms a type III secretion system (T3SS)-type pore required for flagellar assembly.), with product MKKIIPFILLLVGFASAQVMPSLNISMGEAQSPQEVATALQVVFLVSILALAPSILVMMTSFVRIIIVFSFIRRAIGLQTTPPDQVLVGLALFLTFYIMSPVFTQINDNALQPYLAEQITWQEGLEVAGDPIKRFMLRQVYENDVALFLRVAGRPAPATAMDIGFDVLIPAFMISELKTAFIFGFIIYLPFLVVDMVVASVLLSMGMMMLPPTVISLPFKVILFVLIDGWNLIVRQLVGSFL
- a CDS encoding flagellar biosynthetic protein FliO, yielding MKNLLLVILCTLFLSFTVFAQQQNVDNFDMNRLSELAGGDAVDLFDADMSPQFGGGNQESMGIILLRIVGSLALVLAIVAAAAWGVRKSGIFGKGIAAATSQTPSMSVLEALATGQGGAILLLRCEGQVFLVGQTPTNYTLLRELDAASAQKIIESKGGDVSMATFKNSLANFMQNVKIQKASAVPTGRKV
- a CDS encoding ABC transporter permease: MDFLTIFNYELKSLVKSTKSTVLSLAIVSLFWGIFFSLNIFSNDGSGFALVWLLFFALLASAGFAGISFVRERLSGSWEILIASGIERKTIFLAKFIFAQTASFIWGAATLLIAVSAAVFLWDFSVEVSLIFILAVFFFAALSVNAITAYFTIINVNPRAIQLMNFAVMTLLSMMIFAIDSTNLAGKATILAILSAPAVLLLLLVPKALYDDRIVQKVVY
- a CDS encoding ABC transporter ATP-binding protein; the protein is MITVKEICKKFGDKEILGEVSLTVSAGEVVGLVGLNGVGKTTLLRLILGILNVDSGHSEILGEIPTPKNSKILRKTGIILDNDGFNGNFTFVENMQFFAKIKGVESADLQEYIDKNWSQMQQKNNRPVKLFSKGERMQCAIARAFLGDPKAIILDEPTTGLDYEQCDKFFEMVKNAQANGAATIISSHNFFALDKLCTKVIELKNAKLKDISDGFFNNI